The Oceanisphaera avium genome includes a region encoding these proteins:
- a CDS encoding ABC transporter substrate-binding protein, producing MKNGLNKVMTAMLAAGLTLGVQAADLTIAYDADPVSLDPHEQLSGDTMEMSHLLFDPLVRWSKDFKTQPRLAKKWERRDENTVRFYLRKGVKFHSGNDFSADDVVWTFNRLKESPDFKAIFDSFSAATKVDKHTVDIVTRGPYPLVLNTMTYLFPMDSKFYSGQGEGGKEKSAIVKHGSSFASTHTSGTGPFRLKSRQQGIKVEYERNQDYWDKQSPGNVQNLTLVPIKEDATRVAALLAGDVDFIKPVSPNDHNRVQSASGVKLITESGTRIITLQMNQARFEPFKDVRVRQAINYAINQEGIVKRIMRGFGTPASQQTPAAYLGHNPDLALRYDVDKAKQLMAEAGYEEGFKISMIAPNNRYVNDFRIAEAVKAMLARINIDVDLKTMPVAQYWPEFDKCNADMLMIGWHSDTEDAANFSEFLTMSRNEETGRGQYNCGHYANAKLDDLIDNANLETDDVKRGAMLQQVEQILYDDAAFVPLHWQDLAWGAKEKVQAEPIVNALDFPYLGDLVVKD from the coding sequence ATGAAAAACGGACTCAATAAAGTAATGACGGCCATGCTGGCTGCAGGGTTGACCTTGGGTGTGCAAGCAGCAGATTTAACCATTGCCTATGATGCGGATCCTGTGTCGCTAGATCCACACGAGCAGCTTTCTGGCGATACCATGGAGATGTCGCATCTGTTATTTGACCCCTTGGTGCGCTGGAGTAAAGACTTTAAAACCCAGCCCCGCTTAGCAAAAAAATGGGAGCGCCGTGATGAAAACACCGTGCGTTTTTATTTACGAAAAGGGGTGAAGTTTCACAGCGGTAACGACTTTAGTGCCGACGATGTGGTGTGGACTTTTAATCGCCTTAAGGAGTCCCCCGATTTTAAGGCAATTTTTGACTCCTTTAGTGCTGCCACCAAAGTGGATAAACACACCGTAGATATAGTCACGCGTGGCCCTTACCCCTTAGTACTTAATACCATGACTTATTTATTTCCCATGGACTCTAAGTTTTATAGTGGTCAAGGAGAGGGAGGCAAAGAAAAGAGCGCTATTGTTAAACATGGCAGCTCCTTTGCGTCTACTCATACTTCAGGCACGGGACCCTTTAGGCTGAAATCTCGCCAGCAAGGCATAAAAGTAGAGTATGAGCGCAACCAAGACTATTGGGATAAGCAATCCCCTGGCAATGTACAAAATTTAACCTTAGTGCCGATCAAAGAAGATGCCACTAGGGTAGCGGCCTTATTAGCGGGGGATGTGGACTTCATTAAGCCGGTATCGCCAAACGATCATAACCGCGTACAGAGCGCCTCTGGCGTTAAGCTCATTACCGAGTCGGGCACGCGCATTATTACGCTGCAAATGAACCAAGCACGCTTTGAGCCCTTTAAAGACGTGCGAGTGCGCCAAGCTATTAACTATGCCATTAATCAAGAAGGCATTGTGAAGCGTATTATGCGCGGCTTTGGTACCCCAGCTTCTCAGCAAACTCCCGCTGCTTATCTTGGCCATAATCCCGACTTGGCACTGCGCTACGATGTCGATAAAGCCAAGCAATTAATGGCCGAAGCCGGTTATGAGGAGGGCTTTAAAATCAGCATGATTGCGCCCAATAACCGCTATGTAAATGACTTTAGAATTGCCGAGGCGGTGAAGGCGATGCTGGCACGCATTAATATTGATGTGGACTTAAAAACCATGCCGGTGGCGCAGTACTGGCCGGAGTTTGATAAGTGTAATGCCGATATGCTGATGATTGGCTGGCATTCAGATACCGAAGATGCGGCTAACTTCTCTGAATTTTTAACCATGAGTCGCAATGAAGAAACCGGTCGCGGGCAATATAATTGTGGCCATTATGCTAATGCTAAGCTTGATGATCTTATCGATAATGCCAACCTAGAAACGGATGACGTTAAGCGCGGCGCCATGTTGCAGCAAGTTGAACAAATCCTCTATGACGATGCCGCCTTTGTGCCGCTGCATTGGCAAGACTTAGCCTGGGGCGCCAAAGAAAAGGTTCAAGCTGAGCCCATCGTCAACGCGCTCGACTTTCCTTATTTAGGAGATTTAGTGGTTAAAGACTAA
- a CDS encoding dipeptide ABC transporter ATP-binding protein, with protein sequence MSLLEVKHLRIEYPSRHGVLAAIADLSFHVERGEILGVVGESGAGKSTIGNAIIDLLSPPGRIASGDVYLDKELISGLSSHQMRGIRGRRIGFIFQDPMTSLNPLFTIEKQMVETILANTTLTPRQARKKSIGLLESVGIAHAALRIKQFPHQFSGGMRQRVVIAIALSCDPELIIADEPTTALDVSIQDQILTLIRTLCKERNVGCMLVTHDMGVVSNVTDRVAVMYRGRLMEIGPTAKVLSTPAHDYTKSLISAVPRSDIKLHRFPLVSYIEEATEPPQLHLKSHWLGQNQAQRAYTGPLLQVKECNLRFITKHALFESGRQYIQAVNNVSFSIHEGETFGLVGESGSGKSTLARAISGLYPPDSGKISFEGIELTAIKREQARRPLRRQMQMIFQNPYSSLNPRMRVADIISEPIRFHRLANNEAHIRSIVRDLLDYVGLERNSGAKFPHEFSGGQRQRISIARALATRPRLLICDEPTSALDVSVQAQILNLLKDLQDELKLTLLFISHDLPVIRQMCDRIGVMQKGCLLEVADTEQLFTHASHPYSRALIGLMPEFKGMSRAGLDISALPAGEL encoded by the coding sequence ATGTCATTGTTAGAAGTGAAACACTTAAGAATTGAATATCCTTCCCGCCATGGCGTGCTGGCGGCCATTGCGGATTTATCTTTTCATGTTGAGCGCGGCGAGATTTTAGGCGTGGTGGGAGAGTCCGGTGCCGGCAAGTCCACCATTGGTAATGCGATTATCGACTTACTGAGTCCGCCAGGGCGCATTGCCAGTGGCGATGTCTATTTAGATAAAGAGCTTATTTCAGGCCTAAGCTCCCATCAAATGCGCGGTATTCGTGGCCGGCGAATTGGTTTTATCTTTCAAGATCCCATGACGTCGCTAAACCCGCTCTTCACCATTGAAAAGCAAATGGTTGAGACCATACTGGCAAATACCACACTGACGCCCCGCCAAGCGCGCAAAAAGTCGATTGGATTATTAGAGTCGGTGGGTATTGCGCACGCCGCGCTTCGCATTAAACAATTTCCTCATCAGTTTTCTGGCGGCATGCGCCAACGCGTCGTGATTGCTATTGCGCTGTCATGTGATCCGGAATTAATTATTGCCGATGAGCCCACCACCGCGCTCGATGTCTCTATCCAAGACCAAATACTCACGCTTATTCGCACGCTCTGTAAAGAGCGTAATGTGGGCTGCATGTTAGTTACCCACGATATGGGCGTGGTGTCCAATGTAACTGATAGAGTTGCGGTGATGTATCGCGGACGTTTAATGGAAATTGGACCCACCGCCAAGGTCTTAAGCACACCGGCCCATGATTACACTAAAAGCTTAATTTCAGCGGTGCCGCGCTCTGATATTAAACTGCATCGCTTTCCTTTAGTATCGTATATCGAAGAGGCAACTGAGCCACCCCAGCTGCATTTAAAAAGCCATTGGCTTGGGCAAAACCAAGCTCAGCGCGCGTATACCGGCCCTTTGTTACAGGTGAAAGAGTGCAACTTGCGCTTTATCACTAAACACGCCTTGTTTGAGTCGGGGCGCCAATATATTCAAGCGGTCAATAACGTCAGTTTTTCTATTCATGAAGGGGAAACCTTTGGCTTAGTCGGTGAGTCGGGCTCAGGAAAATCCACCTTAGCGCGCGCTATTAGTGGTTTATATCCGCCCGATAGTGGCAAGATTAGTTTTGAAGGTATCGAACTCACGGCCATTAAGCGTGAACAAGCCCGTCGCCCACTTAGACGGCAAATGCAGATGATCTTTCAAAATCCCTATTCTTCTTTAAATCCGCGTATGCGGGTAGCCGATATTATTAGTGAACCGATCCGTTTTCACCGATTAGCAAATAATGAGGCGCACATTCGCTCGATTGTGAGGGATTTATTAGATTATGTCGGGTTAGAGCGCAATAGCGGTGCTAAATTTCCTCATGAATTCTCCGGTGGCCAGCGCCAGCGGATCTCCATTGCTCGCGCGTTGGCGACTCGCCCTCGTTTGCTTATTTGCGATGAGCCGACCTCGGCATTAGATGTATCAGTACAGGCACAAATTTTAAATCTACTGAAAGACTTACAAGATGAGCTTAAGCTTACCTTGTTATTTATTAGCCATGACTTGCCAGTGATCCGCCAAATGTGTGACCGTATTGGGGTGATGCAAAAAGGCTGTTTATTGGAAGTGGCCGATACCGAACAATTATTTACCCATGCTAGTCATCCCTATAGCCGCGCTTTAATTGGCTTAATGCCAGAGTTTAAAGGCATGTCTCGGGCAGGATTAGATATTTCCGCGCTCCCTGCGGGTGAGTTATAA
- a CDS encoding phosphatidylglycerophosphatase A family protein, translating into MRKPELANLKLSNPLHFLALGFGSGLSPVMPGTMGTLAAIPLYLLIQGLSAPWYIALLVIGFIAGIWICNAATAAIGQPDHGAIVWDEVIGFGITMFMAPLGWGWIVVGFVLFRFFDIIKPWPIRWFDRRIHGGIGIMLDDVIAGLFAWLCLQVLARFW; encoded by the coding sequence ATGAGAAAACCAGAGCTGGCTAACTTAAAGTTGTCTAATCCACTGCATTTTTTGGCACTGGGTTTTGGCAGCGGTTTAAGTCCTGTGATGCCTGGTACTATGGGTACCCTTGCGGCTATCCCCTTGTACTTATTAATTCAAGGCTTAAGCGCACCTTGGTATATCGCGCTCTTGGTGATAGGTTTTATCGCTGGGATATGGATTTGTAATGCAGCGACGGCCGCCATTGGTCAGCCTGATCACGGCGCTATTGTGTGGGATGAAGTGATCGGCTTTGGCATTACTATGTTTATGGCACCCTTAGGCTGGGGCTGGATAGTGGTGGGCTTTGTGCTGTTTCGCTTTTTCGATATTATCAAGCCTTGGCCTATTCGCTGGTTTGATCGCCGTATTCATGGCGGCATTGGTATTATGCTTGATGATGTCATTGCCGGCCTATTTGCTTGGCTGTGTCTACAAGTACTGGCCCGTTTTTGGTAA
- the thiL gene encoding thiamine-phosphate kinase yields MNEFDIIKHYFNVHHHRKDVVMGPGDDCAILQVPANTLLAVSTDTLVSGVHFFADMDPEALGHKALAVNLSDLAAMGADPCWVSLALTLPEVDHDWVTQFCAGFFELAEYYNVALVGGDMTKGPLSITVTVHGTLPEGKGLLRSGAQAGDAIYVTGTLGDAALGLQQVLGKVSVPDEHQEFVRFKFEHPHPRILVGQALRDIASSALDLSDGLLGDLAHICRASGLRAQLEVEHLPLSDAMHASVSQEQGWELALSGGDDYELCFTVPELHRGQLDIALGHCGVKFTQVGRMFAGEPSVELVHNDEPYQITGQSWDHFR; encoded by the coding sequence ATGAATGAATTCGATATTATTAAGCATTATTTTAATGTGCATCATCATCGTAAAGATGTGGTGATGGGGCCTGGCGACGATTGCGCCATTTTACAGGTGCCCGCTAATACTTTATTAGCTGTAAGTACCGATACCTTAGTGAGCGGAGTGCATTTTTTTGCCGATATGGACCCCGAAGCTCTAGGTCATAAAGCGTTAGCGGTGAACTTATCGGATTTAGCCGCCATGGGCGCCGATCCTTGCTGGGTGTCGTTGGCACTGACCTTGCCTGAGGTTGATCATGACTGGGTAACCCAGTTTTGTGCCGGTTTTTTTGAACTGGCTGAATATTATAATGTGGCTTTAGTGGGCGGTGATATGACCAAAGGCCCGCTGTCGATTACCGTCACCGTGCACGGCACTTTGCCTGAAGGTAAAGGCTTACTACGCAGTGGTGCCCAAGCAGGTGATGCTATTTATGTGACCGGTACCCTAGGGGATGCGGCATTAGGCTTACAGCAAGTCTTGGGCAAAGTGAGCGTGCCTGATGAGCACCAAGAGTTTGTGCGCTTTAAGTTTGAACATCCCCACCCGCGGATCTTAGTAGGCCAAGCGCTGCGCGATATTGCCAGCAGTGCGCTGGACTTATCCGATGGCTTATTGGGAGATTTAGCACATATTTGTCGCGCATCTGGCTTGCGGGCCCAACTGGAAGTAGAGCATTTACCCTTAAGTGACGCTATGCACGCTTCGGTGAGCCAAGAACAAGGTTGGGAGTTAGCTTTAAGCGGTGGCGATGATTATGAGTTGTGTTTCACCGTCCCTGAGCTACATCGTGGCCAGTTAGACATTGCCCTAGGTCATTGTGGCGTTAAGTTTACTCAAGTAGGGCGCATGTTTGCCGGCGAGCCCAGTGTAGAGCTGGTTCACAATGATGAGCCTTATCAAATCACGGGCCAAAGCTGGGATCATTTTCGCTAA
- the nusB gene encoding transcription antitermination factor NusB: MKPSERRKARRLATQAIYQWQITQDNVADIAQQFALEQDTKGVDMEYFRDLLYGVSVHTKELDGIYSPFLSRPIADLDMVDKAVLRLASYELTRREDVPYRVVINEAIELAKAFAAEESHRFVNGVLDKVIKQLKK; this comes from the coding sequence TTGAAACCGTCTGAACGCCGTAAGGCTCGCCGTCTCGCTACCCAAGCTATTTACCAGTGGCAGATAACCCAAGATAATGTAGCCGATATCGCCCAGCAATTTGCCCTAGAACAAGACACTAAAGGCGTAGACATGGAATATTTCCGTGACTTGCTCTATGGCGTGTCTGTCCATACTAAAGAGCTAGATGGTATTTATTCGCCATTTTTGTCGCGCCCCATCGCCGACTTAGACATGGTAGATAAAGCGGTACTGCGCTTAGCAAGCTACGAGCTGACACGACGGGAAGATGTGCCTTATCGAGTAGTGATTAACGAAGCGATTGAGTTAGCCAAGGCCTTTGCTGCCGAAGAGAGTCATCGTTTTGTGAACGGCGTGCTTGATAAAGTCATCAAGCAATTAAAAAAATAA
- the ribH gene encoding 6,7-dimethyl-8-ribityllumazine synthase, whose product MKVIEGLMAAPNAKVAIVVARFNNFINDSLVNGALDVLVRQGQVKDDNITLVKVPGAIEMPLVCKKLAKTGNYDAIVALGCVIRGGTYHFDLVANQNSASMANVMMDFDVPIAFGVLTTENIEQAIERAGTKAGNKGAEAALSALEMINVLQQLD is encoded by the coding sequence ATGAAGGTAATCGAAGGACTAATGGCCGCTCCTAACGCCAAGGTAGCGATCGTGGTCGCACGCTTTAATAATTTTATTAACGACAGTTTAGTCAATGGCGCGCTAGATGTATTAGTTCGCCAAGGCCAAGTAAAAGATGACAATATCACCTTGGTCAAAGTACCGGGTGCCATTGAAATGCCTTTAGTGTGTAAAAAGCTGGCTAAAACCGGTAATTACGACGCCATAGTTGCCTTGGGCTGTGTGATCCGTGGTGGCACCTACCACTTTGATCTCGTGGCCAATCAAAATAGCGCCAGTATGGCCAATGTCATGATGGACTTTGATGTGCCCATCGCTTTTGGCGTATTAACCACAGAAAATATTGAACAAGCCATAGAGCGCGCTGGTACCAAGGCGGGCAACAAGGGCGCAGAGGCTGCGCTTAGCGCACTTGAAATGATTAACGTCCTGCAACAGCTGGACTAA
- a CDS encoding DMT family transporter, translated as MQPERRGDLLILAATLLASIGWLFSKEAIQGLPPAGFVGWRFLLAALLLLPFCYRQLIATPTELLVKAAAIGLVMTLNLIFWIQAIAHSKGIGEGAFIMSLAMLMVPPLAWLIFKEKPVRQFWLALPIALLGLLLLTMNNGLSLTLSQLLFLLASLSLALYFNLNSRFARRVDPMALTCIQLAVTGVMHLIYSASIEQWPDTIAPSTWGWFAASVLLATSFRFVLQSMGQKYSPVGNAALIMMLEPVWTVLISVFWYHEPMPLAKVLGCLLILTALVSYRSGNIMLWLRTRKAPALNKPH; from the coding sequence ATGCAACCAGAACGGCGCGGCGATTTATTAATTTTAGCGGCAACCTTGTTAGCTTCCATTGGCTGGCTTTTCTCCAAAGAAGCCATTCAGGGGTTACCACCCGCCGGCTTTGTGGGCTGGCGTTTTTTATTAGCGGCACTATTACTGCTGCCTTTTTGCTATCGACAATTAATTGCTACCCCAACCGAGCTATTAGTGAAAGCCGCGGCCATTGGCTTAGTAATGACCCTTAATCTTATTTTTTGGATACAGGCCATCGCCCACAGTAAGGGCATTGGTGAAGGTGCGTTTATTATGAGCTTAGCCATGCTGATGGTACCGCCACTGGCATGGCTAATTTTTAAAGAAAAACCGGTGCGCCAATTTTGGCTGGCCTTACCCATAGCCTTGCTGGGTTTACTGCTCTTGACCATGAACAACGGCTTAAGCTTGACCTTAAGTCAGCTATTATTCTTATTGGCGTCTTTATCACTAGCCCTCTATTTTAACTTAAACAGTCGTTTTGCACGGCGAGTCGATCCCATGGCGCTCACCTGTATTCAATTAGCCGTCACGGGAGTCATGCATTTAATATATTCCGCCAGCATAGAGCAATGGCCGGACACCATAGCGCCCAGTACTTGGGGCTGGTTTGCAGCCAGTGTTTTGCTCGCGACTTCTTTTCGTTTTGTCTTACAAAGCATGGGCCAAAAATACAGCCCAGTCGGCAATGCCGCGCTGATCATGATGTTAGAGCCAGTATGGACAGTATTAATTAGTGTATTTTGGTATCACGAGCCGATGCCGTTAGCGAAAGTTTTAGGCTGCTTATTGATCTTAACCGCTTTAGTGAGTTATCGCAGTGGCAATATTATGCTCTGGCTTCGTACTCGCAAAGCGCCAGCACTTAACAAACCCCATTAA
- a CDS encoding DUF808 domain-containing protein — translation MAGASLLMLLDDIASLLDDISLMTKVAARKTASVLGDDLALNAEQVSGVKADRELPVVWAVAKGSFINKAILVPAALGISAVMPWAIVPLLMLGGTYLCFEGAEKVVHLIKRKYRPTCSAPAATPVAPAGDIKSHERSKVKGAIRTDFVLSAEIIVITLGIVAEAPFLQQIVVLTGIAIVMTIGVYGLVAAIVKLDDLGLYLSKKPGFFHTLGLGILAACPYLMRTLAIVGTAAMFLVGGSILVHGVPWVGNQVTTLADLAHGLRALGGLLAWLTPHLLHAVIGLGVGLMVVGLFELKDRIKTAHS, via the coding sequence ATGGCTGGCGCTAGCTTATTGATGTTGCTCGATGATATTGCAAGCTTACTGGATGATATTTCCTTGATGACTAAGGTGGCGGCTAGAAAAACCGCCAGTGTATTAGGGGATGATTTAGCCCTTAACGCTGAGCAAGTCTCTGGTGTAAAAGCGGACCGAGAATTACCCGTGGTATGGGCGGTGGCTAAGGGCTCTTTTATTAACAAAGCGATTTTGGTGCCCGCCGCCTTGGGCATTAGCGCGGTGATGCCGTGGGCAATCGTGCCACTACTAATGCTTGGCGGTACCTACTTGTGCTTTGAGGGTGCAGAAAAAGTAGTGCACTTAATCAAGCGAAAATATCGTCCTACTTGCTCAGCGCCTGCCGCCACGCCTGTGGCTCCAGCGGGCGATATTAAAAGTCATGAGCGCAGTAAAGTAAAAGGCGCTATTCGTACCGACTTTGTGTTATCTGCAGAAATTATTGTGATCACCTTAGGCATAGTGGCTGAGGCGCCTTTCTTGCAACAAATTGTGGTGCTGACCGGTATCGCGATTGTGATGACCATAGGTGTGTATGGCTTAGTGGCGGCCATTGTAAAGCTTGATGATTTGGGGCTGTATTTAAGCAAAAAGCCGGGATTTTTTCACACCTTAGGATTAGGAATTTTAGCCGCGTGTCCTTATTTAATGCGCACCTTAGCGATTGTTGGTACGGCGGCGATGTTTTTAGTCGGCGGTAGCATCCTAGTGCATGGTGTGCCTTGGGTAGGTAATCAAGTTACGACGCTGGCTGACTTAGCCCATGGGCTGCGGGCCTTAGGAGGGCTCTTAGCTTGGTTAACGCCCCACTTACTTCACGCCGTCATAGGGTTAGGAGTGGGCTTAATGGTAGTGGGGCTTTTTGAGCTTAAGGATAGAATTAAGACTGCTCATTCTTAA
- a CDS encoding HopJ type III effector protein, translating into MTEHELIRTLQSASSQLSFADCLAVIDAHYDFTPCAFDNGTLKNTAGENNGSCKIFAFGRLHQLSPEQTLACFGEHYQGVLDDPAGQSHQNIRNFIKQGWAGVHYYGQPLTPKV; encoded by the coding sequence ATGACTGAACATGAATTAATAAGGACACTGCAAAGTGCGTCCTCGCAGTTGAGCTTTGCCGATTGCTTGGCGGTGATTGATGCCCATTATGACTTTACGCCTTGTGCATTTGATAATGGGACATTAAAAAATACGGCGGGAGAAAATAATGGCTCTTGTAAAATATTTGCTTTTGGCCGCTTACACCAACTTAGCCCTGAACAAACGCTGGCGTGTTTTGGTGAGCATTATCAAGGAGTATTAGATGATCCTGCTGGACAAAGTCATCAAAATATCCGTAACTTCATAAAGCAGGGCTGGGCAGGAGTTCATTATTATGGGCAGCCATTAACGCCTAAAGTGTAA
- a CDS encoding alpha/beta hydrolase, with translation MPLKSIIKEPATQPDACVIWLHGLGASGHDFEPIVPELGLPKDSAIRFIFPHAPQLAVTVNGGHRMPAWYDIMAMNIDREVDERQLRISAHAIQTIIEQQIAQGIDSRRIILAGFSQGGAVAYEAALSFDKPLAGLVAMSTYLATADSLERQAANAKLPILVLHGSRDAVVPETLGTRACEQLRCWGYAPNFHSYNMEHSVCAPEIVEISRFFSQCLALKP, from the coding sequence ATGCCCCTAAAGAGCATCATAAAAGAGCCGGCCACACAGCCTGATGCGTGTGTTATTTGGTTACATGGCTTAGGTGCCAGCGGCCATGATTTTGAACCCATAGTGCCCGAGCTTGGCTTACCTAAAGACAGCGCCATTCGTTTTATTTTTCCTCATGCGCCGCAGTTGGCCGTTACTGTGAATGGCGGTCATCGTATGCCGGCTTGGTATGACATTATGGCGATGAACATTGACCGCGAAGTGGATGAGCGCCAATTACGCATTTCAGCCCACGCCATTCAAACTATCATTGAGCAGCAAATTGCGCAGGGCATTGATAGCCGCCGCATTATTTTGGCCGGCTTTTCTCAAGGCGGTGCCGTGGCCTATGAAGCGGCACTGAGCTTTGATAAGCCGCTGGCAGGCTTAGTAGCAATGTCAACTTATTTGGCGACTGCCGACAGCCTAGAGCGACAGGCTGCCAATGCTAAGCTGCCTATTTTAGTCTTGCACGGCAGCCGAGATGCGGTGGTGCCAGAAACCTTAGGGACGCGTGCTTGTGAGCAATTACGCTGTTGGGGTTATGCACCTAACTTTCACTCTTACAATATGGAGCACAGCGTGTGTGCCCCAGAAATTGTGGAGATTAGCCGCTTTTTTAGTCAGTGTTTAGCGCTTAAGCCTTAA
- the ribBA gene encoding bifunctional 3,4-dihydroxy-2-butanone-4-phosphate synthase/GTP cyclohydrolase II → MALSSTQDIIDDIRQGKMVILMDDEDRENEGDLIMASHHVRPDDINFMAKYGRGLICLTLTEARCRQLNIPQMVSRNTEQFSTAFTVSIEAASGVTTGISAADRARTVQAAVAPDAKPSDLVQPGHIFPLKAQNGGVLTRAGHTEAGCDLARLAGLEPSAVIVEILNEDGTMARRPDLEVFAEQHGIKLGTIADLIEYRNQHETTIEQVARCTLPTEFGEFELITFRDTIDNQVHFALKKGDIEPNKATLVRVHIHDVFTDILMTDRLSARTWPLAKSMQRIADEGGVLVILGQEQAPDQLLSVVRQFEAVDKGEQAEAPKWRGTSRRVGVGSQILQALGVGKMTLLSSPKRYHALSGFGLEVVEYVTE, encoded by the coding sequence ATGGCCTTAAGTAGCACCCAAGATATTATTGACGATATTCGCCAAGGCAAAATGGTCATCTTAATGGATGACGAAGACCGAGAAAATGAAGGCGACTTGATCATGGCCTCGCACCATGTCCGCCCCGACGACATTAATTTTATGGCTAAATATGGGCGCGGTTTAATTTGTTTAACGCTCACCGAAGCTCGATGCCGCCAGCTGAACATTCCTCAAATGGTGAGTCGTAATACTGAACAGTTTTCGACCGCTTTTACCGTCTCTATTGAGGCGGCGTCTGGCGTGACCACAGGAATTTCTGCCGCCGATCGTGCGCGCACTGTGCAAGCGGCGGTAGCACCCGACGCTAAGCCCTCCGACTTAGTCCAGCCTGGGCATATCTTTCCACTTAAAGCACAAAATGGCGGCGTATTAACCCGTGCCGGCCATACAGAAGCGGGCTGTGATTTAGCACGCTTGGCAGGTCTTGAGCCTTCAGCGGTGATTGTGGAGATCTTAAATGAAGATGGCACCATGGCCCGTCGCCCAGATCTAGAAGTCTTTGCCGAACAACACGGTATTAAATTGGGCACCATTGCTGATTTAATTGAATACCGTAATCAGCATGAAACCACCATAGAGCAAGTGGCTCGCTGCACCTTGCCTACCGAATTTGGCGAGTTTGAGTTAATCACCTTTAGAGACACCATTGATAACCAAGTGCACTTTGCCCTAAAAAAGGGTGACATTGAACCTAATAAAGCGACCTTGGTGCGCGTGCATATTCATGATGTGTTTACCGATATTTTAATGACTGACCGCTTATCGGCGCGCACTTGGCCCTTAGCTAAGTCGATGCAACGCATTGCCGATGAGGGGGGTGTGTTAGTGATATTAGGCCAAGAACAAGCGCCCGATCAGCTACTTTCAGTGGTGCGCCAATTTGAAGCTGTGGACAAAGGCGAGCAAGCAGAAGCCCCTAAATGGCGCGGTACTTCTCGCCGAGTGGGCGTGGGCTCGCAAATTTTGCAAGCGTTAGGGGTAGGAAAAATGACACTGCTTAGCTCACCTAAGCGCTACCATGCCCTCTCTGGTTTTGGTCTAGAAGTGGTGGAGTACGTCACTGAATAA